One stretch of Streptomyces hygroscopicus DNA includes these proteins:
- a CDS encoding transcriptional regulator, whose amino-acid sequence MTTGFLPPGPVPGTGSPTEAHLLLVEDDEVIRNTVRMALERYGFTVFTAGDGLTGLEIFREKQPDLLLLDVMLPELDGIGLCRRVREFSLAPILMMSARGDALDVVSGLEAGADDYVIKPCESAVLVARIRSLLRRASFTPAARAPHAETRNGAAEPDGAAGPDTLVFGDLTIDTLGMEVRRAGEPLALTPTELRMLLEFAGSPGVVLERRTLLSRVWDHAWQGDTRVVDLHVQRLRAKIGAERIETVRGFGYKLRR is encoded by the coding sequence ATGACCACCGGCTTCCTCCCGCCCGGCCCCGTCCCGGGCACCGGCTCCCCGACCGAGGCACATCTGCTGCTCGTCGAGGACGACGAGGTGATCCGCAATACGGTGCGGATGGCCCTGGAGCGGTACGGCTTCACGGTGTTCACCGCGGGCGACGGTCTCACCGGCCTGGAGATCTTCCGTGAGAAGCAGCCCGATCTGCTCCTCCTGGATGTGATGCTGCCCGAGCTGGACGGCATCGGACTGTGCCGCAGGGTCCGCGAGTTCAGCCTGGCGCCGATCCTGATGATGTCCGCGCGCGGGGACGCCCTGGACGTCGTCTCCGGTCTCGAGGCGGGTGCCGACGACTATGTGATCAAGCCGTGCGAGAGCGCGGTCCTGGTGGCCCGTATCCGCTCGCTGCTGCGCCGCGCCTCCTTCACCCCCGCGGCCCGCGCCCCGCACGCCGAGACGCGGAACGGGGCCGCGGAGCCGGACGGCGCGGCCGGGCCCGACACCCTCGTCTTCGGCGATCTGACCATCGACACCCTCGGCATGGAGGTGCGCCGCGCGGGAGAGCCGCTCGCCCTGACCCCCACCGAACTGCGGATGCTGCTGGAGTTCGCCGGCTCACCCGGTGTGGTGCTGGAGCGCCGTACGCTGCTCAGCCGGGTCTGGGACCACGCCTGGCAGGGCGACACCCGGGTGGTCGACCTCCATGTGCAGCGGCTGCGGGCGAAGATAGGCGCCGAACGGATCGAGACGGTCCGCGGCTTCGGATACAAGCTGCGGCGCTGA
- a CDS encoding histidine kinase, giving the protein MTLRWRIVALVAAATCAAAAAVGVLVHHASRDRELSQAREGARTTLDRAALSYARTGGVQGSGAVMDAPGLPQGLRRLVKKGHQGTEFTTGPDGPAMWAARPADGQVLSVRVDMSTAMRNIGALDTNIILAGLMTTAVVLPLGVLTAERMSRRLRLAAATARRIAAGDLDARISAAARPHDEIAEISGAVDSMAAALQERLLDEQRFTADVAHELRTPLMGLVTAAELLPPGEAAGYVRDRVRVLSTLVEDLLEISRLDAGAEEADLSPCPLGPVLDDAIAGTGLSACLRTGDAEDSEPQAPEDGPKVWTDPRRLTRIVTNLVVNAHRHGREPVEVTVAADGRTVTVRDHGTGYPDDLLEKGPQRFRTGVRERGRGHGLGLTIAAGQAQVLGATLTFGNAPDGGAVATLHLPERPEPGPIHG; this is encoded by the coding sequence ATGACGCTGAGATGGCGGATCGTGGCCCTGGTGGCGGCGGCGACCTGTGCCGCCGCGGCCGCGGTGGGGGTGCTGGTGCACCATGCCTCACGCGACCGCGAACTGTCCCAGGCGCGCGAAGGGGCACGGACCACGCTCGACCGTGCCGCGCTCAGCTACGCCCGCACCGGCGGCGTCCAGGGCTCCGGTGCGGTGATGGACGCACCCGGGCTGCCGCAGGGTCTGCGGCGGCTGGTGAAGAAGGGGCATCAGGGCACCGAGTTCACCACGGGCCCGGACGGGCCCGCGATGTGGGCGGCCCGGCCCGCCGATGGCCAGGTCCTGTCCGTACGCGTCGACATGAGCACCGCGATGCGCAACATCGGCGCGCTGGACACCAACATCATCCTGGCCGGACTGATGACCACCGCCGTGGTGCTGCCGCTGGGCGTACTGACCGCCGAGCGGATGAGCCGGCGGCTGCGGCTCGCGGCGGCCACCGCGCGGCGGATCGCGGCCGGGGACCTGGACGCCCGGATCTCCGCCGCCGCCCGCCCGCACGACGAGATCGCCGAGATCTCCGGGGCCGTGGACTCGATGGCCGCCGCGCTGCAGGAGCGGCTGCTCGACGAGCAGCGGTTCACCGCCGATGTGGCGCATGAGCTGCGCACTCCGCTGATGGGCCTGGTCACCGCCGCCGAGCTGCTCCCGCCGGGGGAGGCGGCCGGGTATGTGCGCGACCGGGTGCGGGTGTTGAGCACACTGGTCGAGGATCTGCTCGAGATCTCCCGGCTGGACGCGGGGGCCGAGGAGGCCGATCTGTCGCCCTGCCCGCTGGGACCCGTGCTCGACGATGCCATCGCCGGCACCGGGCTGTCGGCATGCCTGCGCACCGGCGACGCGGAGGACAGCGAGCCTCAGGCCCCCGAGGACGGCCCGAAGGTGTGGACGGATCCCCGCCGGCTGACCCGCATCGTCACCAATCTCGTGGTCAACGCCCATCGCCACGGCCGTGAACCGGTCGAGGTGACGGTGGCGGCGGACGGCCGGACCGTGACCGTCCGCGACCACGGAACCGGCTATCCGGACGATCTGCTGGAGAAGGGTCCGCAGCGGTTCCGCACCGGGGTCCGGGAGCGGGGCCGGGGCCACGGTCTCGGACTGACCATCGCGGCGGGACAGGCTCAGGTCCTCGGTGCCACGCTCACGTTCGGCAACGCACCGGACGGCGGCGCGGTCGCCACGCTGCATCTGCCGGAGCGGCCCGAGCCCGGACCGATACACGGCTGA
- a CDS encoding glycosyl transferase gives MAGPLTALRERFTPDSEQTPRDTRPPSRQRGAKRHGRPKRTGIRRFFTWRKLIAYVACLCALLIGAFTVLYYSIDVPKANAQAKAQSNVYKYSDGTILARTGEINREMVTLDRIPTGVQHAFVAAENKSFYKDRGVDPMGLLRGLVNTVAGKGTQGGSTITQQYVKNYYLSQEQTASRKIKELVISLKVDQRNSKEDILAGYLNTSFFGRVAYGIQAAARAYYDKDVDDLTVEEGAYLAALVQAPSQYDWAVASPKAKRLVTRRWNYVLDNMVDVHWLDPAQRKHMRFPVPVDPEPAPGLDGQTGYLVDAARNELIASGVSEQELAAGGWTITLNVDPAKQRALEKTMRQGLDGSAKGKPRADGSAEKKQARADAAATQGGAVSLDPKNGRILALYGGRDYTRHYLSNATRGDYQVGSAFQPVTEAASMDAKMRNGPDAGGLPEIKRTARALGMDTDRGFGTKESVGLGLMGSSPLKMAGVYASFNHQGKRVTPSIVKSARRGDETAGLPKAVGDQAIAPAAAELVTRSLITDGGKDAVRAVKRPAAGKGGVSDDKRAAWYVGYTPDLVTAVALFGEDAEKRKQIPLKNASAQRVADLWTDYTAQALRNVPAVWFDSGSGAGAIPNPTQMAPTGR, from the coding sequence ATGGCAGGTCCCCTCACGGCACTACGCGAACGGTTCACCCCGGACTCGGAGCAGACGCCGCGGGACACCAGACCCCCGAGCCGACAGCGCGGTGCGAAGAGACACGGAAGGCCGAAGCGGACCGGCATCCGGCGGTTCTTCACCTGGCGGAAGCTGATCGCCTATGTGGCCTGCCTGTGCGCCCTGCTGATCGGGGCGTTCACCGTGCTCTACTACTCCATCGACGTTCCCAAGGCCAACGCCCAGGCGAAGGCGCAGAGCAACGTCTACAAGTACAGCGACGGCACGATCCTCGCCCGCACCGGCGAGATCAACCGCGAGATGGTCACCCTCGACCGGATACCCACGGGCGTGCAGCACGCGTTCGTCGCGGCGGAGAACAAGTCCTTCTACAAGGACCGGGGCGTGGACCCGATGGGCCTTCTGCGGGGATTGGTCAACACCGTGGCCGGCAAGGGCACTCAGGGCGGCTCGACCATCACCCAGCAGTACGTAAAGAACTACTACCTGAGCCAGGAACAGACCGCCAGCCGCAAGATCAAGGAGCTGGTGATCTCCCTCAAGGTCGACCAGCGCAACTCCAAGGAGGACATCCTCGCGGGGTATCTGAACACCAGCTTCTTCGGCCGCGTGGCCTACGGCATCCAGGCCGCCGCCCGCGCGTACTACGACAAGGACGTCGACGACCTCACGGTCGAGGAGGGCGCGTATCTGGCGGCGCTGGTGCAGGCCCCCAGCCAGTACGACTGGGCCGTCGCGAGCCCCAAGGCGAAGCGTCTGGTCACCCGGCGCTGGAACTATGTGCTGGACAACATGGTCGACGTGCACTGGCTGGACCCCGCGCAGCGGAAGCACATGCGCTTCCCCGTGCCGGTCGACCCCGAGCCCGCCCCCGGTCTCGACGGCCAGACCGGCTATCTCGTGGACGCGGCCCGCAATGAGCTGATCGCCTCGGGCGTCAGCGAACAGGAACTCGCCGCGGGCGGCTGGACCATCACCCTCAACGTCGACCCGGCCAAACAGCGGGCGCTGGAGAAGACGATGCGGCAGGGCCTCGACGGCTCCGCGAAGGGGAAGCCCCGGGCGGACGGTTCCGCCGAGAAGAAGCAGGCTCGTGCGGACGCCGCCGCCACCCAGGGCGGCGCGGTCTCGCTGGACCCGAAGAACGGTCGGATCCTCGCGCTCTACGGCGGCCGGGACTACACCCGGCACTATCTGTCCAACGCGACGCGCGGCGACTACCAGGTGGGCTCCGCCTTCCAGCCGGTCACCGAAGCCGCCTCCATGGACGCCAAGATGCGCAACGGGCCCGACGCCGGCGGACTGCCGGAGATCAAGCGCACCGCCCGGGCCCTCGGCATGGACACCGACCGCGGCTTCGGCACCAAGGAGTCGGTCGGGCTGGGGCTGATGGGCTCCAGCCCGCTGAAGATGGCCGGTGTCTACGCCTCGTTCAACCACCAGGGGAAGCGGGTCACCCCGAGCATCGTGAAGTCCGCACGGCGCGGCGACGAAACGGCCGGGCTGCCGAAGGCCGTGGGCGATCAGGCGATCGCCCCCGCGGCGGCCGAGCTGGTCACCCGGAGTCTCATCACGGACGGCGGTAAGGACGCGGTACGCGCCGTCAAACGGCCCGCGGCGGGCAAGGGCGGGGTCTCCGACGACAAGAGGGCGGCCTGGTACGTCGGTTACACCCCGGACCTGGTCACCGCGGTCGCCCTCTTCGGCGAGGATGCCGAGAAGCGCAAGCAGATCCCGCTCAAGAACGCCAGTGCCCAGCGGGTCGCCGACCTCTGGACCGACTACACCGCCCAGGCGCTGCGCAATGTACCCGCGGTCTGGTTCGACTCCGGCTCCGGGGCCGGGGCGATTCCGAACCCGACCCAGATGGCGCCTACCGGACGGTGA